A part of Liolophura sinensis isolate JHLJ2023 chromosome 1, CUHK_Ljap_v2, whole genome shotgun sequence genomic DNA contains:
- the LOC135482373 gene encoding C-Jun-amino-terminal kinase-interacting protein 2-like translates to MELWQEKVKQANTWCYRLTHDISPEYCPDDNEDFNIHHPPFSPAYINNQSALTVRPTTGFQRGITPSTKDVNKRFFSSDIEDNNNEDNEYINREVCGRQPDIIETHVCRPNNKLLNSETNYYNYKNDQMVDFQNSNHVQEIIDTSGGSSRNSSPPPIRTRLGLNGFRNVRRPRKLPEIPKKYIKAPSPETQVCASETCNEKSLAEELEEAVQGSTETDEQTEGETGGPGEEEPEDAYHAHLQRASDHIPPLYKPIPRARVRRKTRKSRSHRNSESHLFCESNYTAASNYLGGANLHDTSYDSDCSLPREKTGVQSSGSSGRKDSGEDEGKNLSSCTSIHAVYLDLEVTHRGMHRFVPRHSDEMEIEIGDPIHVNKEDDDLWCEGVNLRSGKTGIFPSMYATNLDFLEEDEDEEDDLVKFTLRFLGSVEVRQHKGDDVLRQAISKVVLSRRETMKTNCPPMCTLEISDYGILMLDKSKEGHESDNLFTHFFSLKNISYCGHHPKNDRYFAFITKHPNAYKYACHVFLGERGTRSVSDAVGRAFKRFYQEYMAFTHPTEDIYME, encoded by the exons aCTAACTCACGATATTAGCCCAGAGTATTGTCCAGATGACAATGAAGATTTTAACATTCATCACCCGCCATTCAGTCCAGCTTACATCAACAACCAATCAGCTCTCACCGTTCGCCCTACCACAGGATTCCAAAGGGGGATAACCCCTTCTACCAAAGATGTCAATAAACGGTTCTTTAGTTCTGATATTGAGGACAATAATAATGAGGACAATGAGTATATAAATCGAGAAGTTTGTGGCAGGCAGCCAGATATTATAGAAACCCATGTGTGCCGGCCAAACAACAAGCTTCTGAACTCAGAGACAAATTATTATAACTACAAGAATGATCAAATGGTGGACTTTCAGAACAGTAATCAT GTTCAAGAGATTATTGATACGTCTGGTGGGTCATCTCGAAACAGCAGCCCTCCTCCAATCAGAACACGGCTAGGACTCAATGGCTTTAGAAATGTTCGGCGTCCCCGAAAGCTTCCAGAAATACCCAAGAAATATATCAAAG CGCCTTCTCCCGAAACTCAGGTTTGTGCCAGCGAGACGTGCAATGAAAAGTCATTGGCTGAGGAGCTTGAGGAGGCTGTCCAAGGCAGCACGGAAACGGACGAGCAGACAGAGGGAGAAACTGGTGGGCCAGGGGAGGAGGAGCCCGAGGACGCATACCACGCCCACCTGCAGCGGGCCTCTGATCATATCCCACCCCTGTACAAGCCCATTCCCAGGGCACGGGTGAGGAGGAAAACGAGGAAATCACGCAGCCACAGAAACTCAGAGAGCCACCTGTTCTGTGAATCCAACTACACTGCTGCATCAAACTACCTTGGTGGTGCTAACCTACACGACACCTCTTACGACTCGGATTGTTCTTTGCCAAGGGAGAAAACTGGTGTGCAGAGTTCTGGCAGCTCTGGGAGAAAAGATAGTGGAGAAGATG AGGGTAAAAATTTGTCTTCCTGTACCAGCATCCATGCTGTTTACCTTGACTTAGAAGTCACTCACCGTGGCATGCATCGCTTTGTGCCGCGCCACTCTGATGAGATGGAGATTGAGATTGGGGATCCCATTCATGTTAACAAGGAGGACGATGACCTCTGGTGTGAAG GTGTCAATCTAAGGTCTGGAAAGACAGGTATATTCCCTTCTATGTACGCAACTAATCTGGACTTCTTGGAGGAGGATGAAG atgaaGAGGATGACCTTGTAAAATTCACCTTGAGATTCCTGGGTTCTGTAGAGGTCAGACAGCATAAAGGAGATGATGTCCTTCGTCAGGCTATTTCCAAG GTGGTGTTGAGCAGACGAGAAACCATGAAGACAAACTGTCCCCCTATGTGCACACTGGAAATCAGTGATTATGGCATCCTTATGCTGGACAAGAGCAAAGAAGGG CATGAAAGTGACAACCTCTTCACTCATTTCTTTTCACTGAAGAACATTTCTTATTGTGGACATCACCCAAAAAATGACAG GTACTTTGCATTTATCACTAAGCATCCAAATGCATACAAGTATGCCTGTCATGTATTCCTGGGAGAGAGAGGGACTCGTAGTGTAAGCGATGCTGTAGG GAGGGCCTTCAAGAGGTTTTATCAGGAGTACATGGCTTTTACCCATCCAACTGAAGACATCTACATGGAATGA